One genomic window of Magnolia sinica isolate HGM2019 chromosome 3, MsV1, whole genome shotgun sequence includes the following:
- the LOC131241499 gene encoding uncharacterized protein LOC131241499, which translates to MLDFLLEKKDVKDVLNVKNKYGYTAFDISQRNSPPNTIISDKIQNAGGRGSFSLNWNIWYPKDQAWTNEMNNTLMVVATLIVAVTFQAAINPPGGVWQDLPDTNSASPAPSPKHSIDPSRVVLGTAIHNNINLTLFQIFMYFDTIAFSAALSIILSLLSGFSLRRRFTTWVMVISMWATLFSMGMAFAFGTLTVVHKDALKKIPYVLYSWLGTIVLVLLYHCVIFVVCLEDKIKKCWVDIMIMLGIKKDMTSDQEKKETSADHKFHHKEMMA; encoded by the coding sequence ATGTTGGATTTTCTGCTTGAGAAGAAAGACGTGAAGGATGTCTTGAACGTAAAAAATAAATATGGCTACACTGCCTTTGATATCTCACAAAGAAACAGCCCCCCTAACACCATAATCAGCGATAAGATTCAAAATGCAGGAGGCAGGGGAAGCTTTTCATTGAACTGGAACATTTGGTACCCGAAAGACCAAGCCTGGACAAATGAAATGAACAACACATTGATGGTGGTGGCGACACTGATTGTAGCAGTTACATTCCAGGCTGCAATCAACCCTCCTGGAGGTGTCTGGCAGGATCTACCAGATACCAATTCAGCTTCTCCAGCGCCATCTCCCAAGCATTCCATTGATCCGTCTCGTGTTGTACTTGGGACAGCCATTCATAATAACATCAACCTTACTTTGTTCCAAATATTCATGTACTTCGACACCATCGCGTTCTCTGCAGCTCTGTCAATCATTCTATCTCTTCTGAGTGGGTTTTCACTTAGGCGCCGGTTTACAACTTGGGTCATGGTGATCAGCATGTGGGCTACACTGTTCTCTATGGGTATGGCTTTTGCATTTGGCACACTGACCGTCGTTCATAAGGACGCCCTTAAAAAAATACCTTATGTTCTATATAGTTGGTTGGGAACCATTGTCCTAGTTCTATTATACCACTGTGTCATCTTTGTAGTCTGTTTGGAGGATAAAATCAAGAAGTGTTGGGTGGACATAATGATAATGCTGGGAATAAAGAAGGACATGACCAGTGACCAAGAGAAGAAAGAAACATCAGCTGACCATAAATTCCATCACAAGGAGATGATGGCTTGA